From Oenococcus sicerae, the proteins below share one genomic window:
- a CDS encoding glycosyltransferase family 4 protein translates to MNIGLFTDTYFPQISGVSTSTQILARQLEAQGHNVYIFTTTDPKVKRSQYGHGREKNIYRFSSIPYTGFKDRRIAFRGFFEGIDIAKTLRLDLVHTQTEFSLGLMGKIIARELKIPIVHTYHTMYQDYTHYVMNGRLIKAGGVEVIVRVYLKSVNGVIAPSQRVYDTLRGYGVDAPMPIIPTGVSFAKNQVDHSAELRKSLKIRPKQPVILSLGRVAFEKNLEELINVLPDIISDFHNAVLVIAGDGPAREELEDHAKALGLSKYVKFVGMVKHCDVYSYYRMADVFASSSTSESQGLTFIEAVNANRPFVAMPNPYLIQITKSKLIGTIVNNNEEMVEALEMYLSDPSYKKENPDRDLALKEVSAEKFGHDVLAFYEEVIRDFHPSHVKSSDEPTDDEISYARQLLGRLPLPKVAKRRILKVKKEAPEDK, encoded by the coding sequence ATGAATATTGGACTTTTTACCGACACTTATTTCCCACAGATTTCCGGCGTGAGCACAAGTACACAGATTTTAGCTCGCCAATTGGAAGCTCAAGGACATAATGTCTATATTTTTACGACGACTGACCCAAAGGTCAAGCGATCCCAATACGGTCATGGCAGAGAGAAAAATATTTACCGTTTTTCGTCAATTCCTTATACAGGTTTCAAGGATCGTCGAATTGCTTTTCGTGGTTTTTTTGAAGGCATCGACATTGCAAAAACATTAAGACTTGATTTAGTTCATACGCAAACAGAATTCAGTTTGGGATTGATGGGCAAAATCATTGCGCGCGAATTAAAAATACCGATCGTTCATACCTATCACACGATGTATCAGGATTATACACATTATGTGATGAACGGCCGCTTGATCAAGGCAGGTGGTGTCGAAGTGATCGTGCGAGTTTATTTGAAATCAGTCAATGGTGTGATCGCACCAAGTCAAAGAGTTTACGATACATTGCGCGGTTATGGCGTTGATGCGCCGATGCCGATTATACCGACCGGTGTTAGTTTTGCGAAAAATCAAGTGGATCATTCAGCAGAATTACGAAAGTCCTTGAAAATTAGACCCAAACAACCAGTCATTCTTTCTTTAGGACGAGTTGCCTTTGAGAAAAATCTTGAAGAATTAATTAACGTTTTACCGGATATTATTAGCGATTTCCATAATGCTGTCCTAGTGATTGCTGGGGATGGTCCGGCTCGAGAAGAATTGGAAGACCATGCCAAAGCGTTAGGTTTGAGTAAATACGTGAAATTCGTTGGCATGGTCAAACATTGTGACGTTTATTCCTATTACCGTATGGCTGATGTCTTCGCCAGTTCTTCGACTTCTGAATCGCAGGGTCTGACTTTTATTGAAGCAGTCAATGCCAATCGTCCTTTTGTGGCGATGCCGAATCCTTATTTAATTCAAATTACTAAGTCCAAACTGATTGGCACGATCGTGAACAATAACGAAGAAATGGTTGAAGCGCTTGAGATGTATTTATCTGATCCCAGTTACAAAAAAGAAAATCCTGATCGCGATTTGGCCTTAAAAGAAGTCAGTGCAGAAAAATTTGGGCACGACGTTCTGGCATTCTATGAGGAAGTGATTCGTGATTTTCATCCCTCTCATGTCAAATCTTCTGATGAGCCGACTGATGACGAAATTAGTTATGCACGCCAATTACTGGGCCGTTTGCCTTTGCCAAAGGTTGCTAAAAGAAGAATATTAAAGGTTAAAAAAGAAGCACCTGAAGATAAATAG
- a CDS encoding glycosyltransferase yields the protein MKVLQYFENPGLISRSGIGHAQRLQQEELSYTDVVLDTSPFSKDYDLIDVNTYGPKSIAMLAKARLENKKIVYHAHSTYEDFRNSFIGSNLLSKPFKRHLINAYKRADLIITPTAYAKTLLRGYGLTQPIIPISNGVRVSSYEKSQSKITKFRQFLNLSADDKRKVIISVGLYFQRKGVIDFVELAKRNPEYLFVWFGYTDLRIIPRKIRKMVQSDHPANCIFAGYITGDVLQGAYSGADLFLYPSYEETEGIVVLEALASSQKVLVRDIPVYADWLHDGVDCYKAQNLDDFDKQLHLIMSDQVKDVSQQGYEVALTRDVSVIGPQLKAAYEEALALISGDSQ from the coding sequence ATGAAGGTATTGCAGTATTTTGAAAATCCGGGTTTGATCAGTCGTTCAGGTATTGGGCATGCCCAGCGTTTGCAACAAGAGGAACTCTCGTATACGGATGTTGTTTTGGATACAAGCCCTTTTTCTAAGGATTATGATTTGATCGATGTGAACACCTATGGCCCTAAATCGATCGCAATGTTAGCCAAAGCCCGTTTAGAAAACAAGAAAATCGTTTATCATGCTCATTCAACTTATGAGGATTTTCGGAATTCTTTTATTGGCTCTAATTTGTTATCTAAACCTTTTAAACGGCATTTAATTAATGCTTATAAACGTGCCGATCTCATTATTACGCCGACAGCTTACGCTAAAACGCTTCTGCGCGGTTACGGCTTGACGCAGCCAATAATTCCGATTTCAAACGGTGTTCGTGTTTCATCCTATGAAAAAAGTCAGTCTAAAATAACCAAATTCCGTCAGTTTTTGAATTTGAGTGCTGATGACAAACGCAAAGTAATTATTTCGGTCGGGCTGTATTTTCAGCGTAAAGGTGTCATCGATTTTGTCGAATTAGCCAAGCGTAATCCTGAATATTTGTTCGTCTGGTTTGGCTATACCGATTTACGCATTATCCCAAGAAAAATCAGAAAAATGGTTCAAAGTGATCATCCCGCAAATTGCATTTTTGCCGGCTATATTACGGGTGATGTTCTGCAAGGGGCTTATTCTGGAGCGGATTTATTTTTGTACCCTAGCTATGAGGAAACGGAAGGCATTGTCGTTTTGGAGGCTTTGGCCAGTTCACAGAAGGTTCTTGTTAGAGATATCCCGGTTTATGCAGATTGGCTTCATGATGGCGTCGACTGTTATAAAGCACAGAATTTGGATGATTTTGATAAACAGCTGCATTTGATCATGTCCGATCAAGTGAAAGATGTTTCCCAGCAAGGATACGAGGTCGCATTAACGCGTGATGTTTCAGTCATTGGGCCTCAATTAAAAGCTGCATACGAAGAGGCCCTAGCGCTTATCAGCGGGGATAGCCAATGA
- a CDS encoding lysylphosphatidylglycerol synthase transmembrane domain-containing protein, with the protein MSKKQRFFWILLTLFIGVIVFVYSFRKVNFKEFCRQIANTNYNWLLIAFLMIIFYYLTMTWILKILLRPTKVSFWGLIRTPLMEQFGNGITPFSVGGQPMQILGLQQAGVSVGEGSSVSLMKFVIYQGMIVVTFLICLVFGYQYVADHMLAMTSLVIFGIIIHVLVLLGLIFIMFFPPITEKLANIALIPFRWFLSDEQVNEISLKLDQKILEFHAVSHKLASDPKKLFEASCLTLIQLLVYYLIPYFILRAVGAENANAIFIVALNVILTLAISIFPVPGGAGGAEIGFSLLFSSFLANHTVTIFAMLVWRLMTYYFGIFAGLLAYNIIPNQLDEKNHVDN; encoded by the coding sequence ATGAGTAAAAAACAACGTTTTTTTTGGATTTTGTTGACCCTTTTTATTGGTGTGATCGTCTTTGTCTATAGCTTTCGAAAAGTAAATTTCAAAGAGTTTTGTCGCCAAATTGCAAACACCAATTATAATTGGCTTCTTATTGCTTTTTTAATGATTATTTTCTATTACTTGACTATGACGTGGATCTTAAAAATTTTGCTGAGACCAACCAAAGTTAGTTTTTGGGGATTGATCCGAACTCCGCTCATGGAACAATTTGGCAATGGCATTACACCTTTTTCAGTGGGCGGTCAGCCTATGCAAATTCTCGGTTTGCAACAGGCTGGTGTTTCAGTGGGCGAGGGCAGTTCAGTATCATTGATGAAATTTGTTATTTATCAGGGTATGATCGTTGTTACTTTCTTGATTTGTCTTGTTTTTGGTTATCAGTACGTTGCTGACCATATGCTGGCTATGACCAGTTTGGTCATTTTCGGCATCATAATTCATGTGCTTGTTTTGCTAGGACTTATATTCATTATGTTTTTTCCGCCCATTACTGAGAAATTAGCAAACATCGCACTAATTCCTTTTCGCTGGTTCCTTTCAGATGAGCAGGTCAACGAAATCAGCCTGAAATTGGATCAAAAAATTCTCGAATTTCATGCTGTATCGCACAAACTAGCTAGTGATCCCAAAAAACTCTTTGAAGCTTCCTGCCTGACGTTAATTCAGTTGCTGGTTTATTATTTGATTCCTTATTTCATTTTACGAGCCGTCGGAGCTGAGAATGCTAACGCTATTTTTATCGTTGCTTTGAATGTTATTTTGACCCTGGCTATTTCTATTTTTCCGGTTCCAGGTGGCGCAGGTGGCGCTGAAATTGGGTTTTCCCTGCTTTTTTCTAGTTTTTTAGCAAACCATACCGTGACGATTTTTGCAATGCTGGTATGGCGTTTAATGACTTATTATTTTGGCATTTTCGCTGGACTGTTAGCGTATAATATAATACCGAATCAGCTAGATGAAAAAAATCATGTCGACAACTGA
- a CDS encoding YkuJ family protein produces the protein MKKIMSTTESEITPIIDRLEAMVMDDSDSIQVRNFDLYGLNLASVSFDHETGIFTIQAFRDNQVFKFDNIDLVAIDIYEILRDLKLTF, from the coding sequence ATGAAAAAAATCATGTCGACAACTGAATCTGAAATTACACCGATCATCGACCGTCTTGAAGCAATGGTTATGGACGATAGTGACTCTATTCAAGTCCGCAATTTTGATCTTTATGGTTTGAATTTAGCTAGTGTCAGCTTTGATCATGAAACAGGTATTTTTACGATTCAGGCTTTTCGAGATAATCAAGTTTTTAAATTTGATAACATTGATTTGGTTGCTATTGATATATATGAAATACTTCGTGATTTGAAGTTAACTTTTTAA
- a CDS encoding LTA synthase family protein, which translates to MIKKISLQIKNFFVQNRTRPIVSFFLINLFFIELKTVIEYYINFNLGIKGMMQVLIAVLNPLPTAILFLSIALYFRGYLAYWLMILMNLLQTLWLFANILYYREFSDFLSFSIMSSGSSVGENLGKSIAGIVHISDFLVFLDIAVLILLLIFRQITSDKQGLLKRFSLLTSALGFVLVFVVFGLANSNRSGLLTRSFDNNYIVKYLGLNEYAAFNALQTHNQAVSRQKATAAELKPIQKWINSHRAPANVKYYGVEKGKNVFVFHLESFQQFLIDYKVNGKEVTPNLNAFYHDQHTISFDNFYNQVGQGKTSDAETMLDNSLFGLPSGSAMVKYGTSNTFQSGPAILSQMGYTTAAFHGDVPSFWNRNNTYKSWGYDYFFSKDFYPNSLKADYNVGYGMLDKIFLKDSAKYIQQLPQPFYAKIITVTNHYPYETNKEISNQFPATTTGDKTVDHYVQTAHYLDTAFGEFLSWLKTSGLYNNSVIYVYGDHYGISENHQQAIAQLLKKSEITNYDLAQFQKVPFMVHASNLQGGINHTYGGEIDVLPTLFDLLGIPSNDTIQFGNDLLSTSHRQIVSFRNGDFATPTVIKMNGTYWHTATGKAIKYKDASKSMKAYIDATQRYVDQQLDYSDEVVTGDLLRFYHRSDFKTLVKKDYNYTLKDSLARLKQAQKTNPSSLLAKNHGKSLLSLYKTDEIMLKSTAKIKAYYEKIKEEKQQQEQQNSSKASSSASVQPSQASSSSP; encoded by the coding sequence ATGATTAAAAAAATATCACTACAAATTAAAAATTTTTTCGTTCAAAATCGGACACGGCCCATTGTCTCTTTCTTTTTGATCAATCTTTTTTTTATCGAATTAAAAACTGTTATTGAGTACTACATAAACTTCAATTTAGGAATCAAAGGGATGATGCAGGTTTTGATCGCTGTTTTGAATCCATTGCCAACTGCAATCCTTTTTTTAAGCATTGCCCTTTATTTTCGCGGGTATTTAGCCTATTGGTTAATGATTTTGATGAATCTGCTTCAGACGTTGTGGCTTTTTGCCAATATACTCTACTACCGTGAATTTAGTGATTTTCTTTCTTTTTCAATTATGTCATCCGGCTCTTCTGTGGGCGAAAATCTCGGTAAATCAATTGCAGGTATTGTTCATATTAGTGATTTTCTAGTTTTTCTTGATATTGCTGTTTTGATTTTGTTACTAATTTTTCGCCAAATTACCTCAGATAAGCAGGGTTTGCTGAAGCGATTCTCTCTTTTGACTTCCGCCTTAGGTTTTGTTCTCGTATTTGTTGTTTTTGGACTGGCTAATTCCAATCGTTCTGGTTTATTGACACGATCTTTTGACAATAACTATATTGTGAAATATTTGGGTCTAAATGAATATGCGGCCTTTAATGCACTACAGACACATAATCAAGCTGTCAGTCGCCAAAAAGCCACCGCTGCCGAACTCAAACCGATTCAAAAGTGGATTAATTCTCATCGAGCCCCGGCTAATGTTAAGTATTATGGTGTTGAGAAAGGGAAAAATGTTTTTGTTTTTCATTTGGAGTCTTTTCAACAATTTTTAATTGACTACAAAGTCAACGGCAAAGAAGTTACACCGAATTTGAATGCTTTTTATCATGATCAACATACGATTTCTTTTGATAATTTTTATAATCAAGTTGGCCAAGGGAAGACTTCAGATGCGGAAACGATGCTGGATAATTCTTTATTTGGTTTGCCATCTGGTTCAGCAATGGTTAAATATGGGACGAGCAATACTTTTCAATCAGGCCCGGCCATTTTAAGCCAAATGGGTTATACAACAGCTGCATTTCATGGGGATGTACCATCTTTTTGGAACCGAAATAATACTTACAAGTCTTGGGGATATGATTATTTTTTCAGTAAGGATTTTTATCCGAATTCTTTGAAAGCAGATTACAATGTTGGCTATGGCATGCTTGATAAAATTTTCTTAAAGGACTCTGCTAAATATATCCAGCAATTGCCACAGCCTTTTTACGCCAAGATTATTACTGTTACAAATCACTATCCTTACGAGACGAATAAAGAGATTTCCAACCAATTTCCAGCTACAACTACGGGCGACAAGACCGTTGACCATTACGTTCAAACAGCTCATTATCTTGACACGGCTTTTGGTGAATTTTTAAGTTGGCTTAAAACAAGCGGCCTTTACAACAACAGCGTTATTTATGTTTATGGCGACCACTATGGTATTTCGGAAAATCATCAGCAAGCGATCGCTCAATTACTCAAAAAAAGCGAGATCACGAATTATGATTTGGCCCAATTCCAAAAGGTCCCATTTATGGTACATGCTAGCAATCTGCAGGGCGGCATTAACCACACCTACGGCGGTGAGATCGATGTTTTGCCAACACTCTTTGACTTGCTTGGAATTCCGAGCAACGATACGATTCAATTTGGCAACGACCTGCTTTCAACGTCTCACCGGCAAATCGTTAGTTTTAGAAATGGTGATTTCGCAACGCCAACTGTTATTAAAATGAATGGGACTTATTGGCATACTGCTACTGGCAAGGCCATAAAATACAAAGATGCTTCGAAGTCGATGAAAGCATATATTGATGCAACACAAAGATATGTTGATCAGCAGTTGGATTATTCTGATGAAGTGGTGACGGGTGATTTACTTCGTTTTTATCATCGTTCCGATTTTAAAACCCTTGTTAAAAAAGACTATAACTATACGCTTAAAGATAGCTTAGCTCGTTTAAAACAGGCACAGAAAACCAATCCAAGCTCGCTTCTAGCTAAAAATCATGGCAAATCATTATTGAGTCTGTATAAAACAGATGAAATTATGCTTAAATCGACAGCCAAGATTAAAGCCTATTACGAAAAAATCAAAGAAGAAAAGCAACAACAAGAGCAACAGAATTCTTCCAAAGCAAGTTCATCGGCCTCTGTTCAGCCCTCTCAAGCAAGTAGTTCATCTCCTTGA
- a CDS encoding D-serine ammonia-lyase → MANISGKKSTEYTSTLLDQLKDYQETFWKNPNYNTVLPTLSVDRNVIFQANRRLERFAPYLEDAFPDTKKSKGIIESPIQEMNEIRHFLSIDGCVLIKRDDLMPVSGSIKSRGGIYEVLCFAEDLAVKNGFNSESDDYSDLANEKFRRIFSQWQIEVASTGNLGLSVGLMASTLGFKARIHMSHDATTWKINKLRQNGVDVKIYDDNFSNAVAAARESSKQNPYSYFVDDEGSKLLFAGYATAGERVKKQLSDMHIEVSKNKPLVVYLPAGVGGSPSGVAFGLKLQFGDAVIPIFVEPTHVPSVLLGMATGLDHDISVYDLGLDGKTAADGLAVGRPSMIAGRYMKNKLFGIATVSDQNMFAYQGMLKKLENIEAEPSAVVGIRGLIQSKEIAEIPDTATHLIWSTGGSMVPAETMREYEDHAITIFNQTHFE, encoded by the coding sequence ATGGCAAACATATCAGGGAAAAAGAGTACTGAGTATACAAGTACGTTATTGGATCAACTGAAAGATTATCAGGAAACTTTTTGGAAAAATCCAAACTATAATACGGTTTTGCCCACTTTAAGTGTTGATAGAAATGTGATTTTTCAAGCGAATCGCCGTTTGGAAAGATTTGCACCTTATTTAGAGGATGCTTTTCCTGACACAAAAAAAAGCAAAGGCATTATTGAGTCTCCTATTCAGGAGATGAATGAGATCAGACATTTTCTTTCAATTGATGGATGTGTTTTGATAAAGAGAGATGATTTAATGCCAGTTAGCGGTTCAATTAAGAGCCGTGGTGGAATTTATGAGGTATTATGTTTTGCTGAGGATCTGGCTGTAAAAAATGGTTTCAATTCAGAATCTGATGATTATAGCGATTTGGCGAACGAAAAATTTCGGCGCATTTTTAGTCAGTGGCAAATTGAGGTAGCTAGTACAGGAAATTTAGGATTGAGTGTTGGCTTGATGGCAAGTACACTCGGCTTTAAGGCTCGAATTCATATGTCCCACGATGCAACGACGTGGAAAATAAACAAGTTGCGTCAAAACGGTGTCGACGTCAAGATTTACGATGATAATTTTTCCAATGCCGTGGCGGCTGCTAGGGAATCATCGAAGCAAAATCCCTATAGTTATTTTGTTGACGATGAAGGTTCGAAATTATTATTTGCCGGATATGCAACAGCAGGAGAGAGAGTTAAAAAACAGTTGTCAGATATGCATATTGAGGTTTCGAAAAATAAGCCATTGGTTGTCTATTTACCAGCTGGGGTGGGTGGATCACCTAGTGGTGTGGCTTTTGGATTAAAACTTCAATTTGGTGATGCAGTTATACCGATTTTTGTCGAACCGACTCACGTACCATCGGTTTTGTTGGGCATGGCGACAGGTCTAGACCACGATATTTCAGTTTATGATTTAGGCTTAGATGGCAAAACAGCCGCCGATGGCTTAGCGGTTGGCAGACCATCAATGATTGCCGGCCGCTATATGAAAAATAAGCTTTTCGGTATTGCGACCGTTTCTGATCAAAATATGTTCGCGTATCAAGGAATGCTGAAGAAACTCGAAAACATCGAGGCTGAACCGTCCGCTGTTGTCGGCATTCGTGGTTTGATTCAATCTAAAGAGATTGCAGAAATTCCAGATACAGCGACTCATTTGATTTGGTCTACTGGGGGCTCAATGGTACCGGCCGAAACAATGAGAGAGTATGAGGATCACGCTATAACGATTTTTAATCAAACTCATTTTGAATGA
- a CDS encoding NAD(P)H-hydrate dehydratase, whose protein sequence is MDKKVIEKKSLSKVIQRRLKESNKTNYGRILLICGSRSFGGAAIMATKAAVYSGAGLVTLASDSANRTALLSTVPEAMFIDYSNKEKLLSAIEKSNVILIGSGLEDSDFSLALLKNVFNNIQQKQILIIDGTALSMIGKYHLSIPKNPTTVLTPHQGEWQRISGLSISEQNPAQNYKKMSALQNDFLVLKSSATEIYSITNTKEYGQLNIGGPYQATGGMGDTLAGLISGFMGQFHDNNLLTIQAAVYLHSYIANLLSQNNYVTLPTKIADQIPLIMKTFIQNEFD, encoded by the coding sequence ATGGATAAAAAAGTAATTGAAAAAAAGTCTCTTTCAAAAGTAATTCAAAGACGCTTAAAAGAATCAAATAAAACAAACTATGGACGAATATTACTGATTTGCGGCAGTAGATCCTTTGGTGGAGCAGCAATCATGGCAACGAAAGCGGCCGTATATTCCGGTGCGGGCTTGGTGACTTTAGCCTCGGATTCAGCCAATCGGACTGCCTTGCTATCTACGGTTCCAGAGGCGATGTTTATCGATTATAGCAATAAAGAAAAGCTGTTATCGGCAATCGAAAAATCCAATGTCATTTTAATCGGATCCGGTTTAGAAGACTCGGACTTTTCATTAGCACTCTTGAAAAATGTTTTCAATAATATTCAGCAAAAACAGATTCTCATAATTGATGGCACGGCATTATCTATGATAGGCAAATATCATCTGAGTATCCCAAAGAATCCAACGACAGTTTTAACACCGCATCAAGGAGAGTGGCAAAGGATATCCGGTTTATCCATCAGTGAACAAAATCCAGCTCAAAACTATAAAAAAATGTCTGCACTTCAAAATGATTTTTTAGTTCTGAAAAGTTCAGCCACTGAAATTTATTCGATCACAAATACAAAAGAATATGGCCAGTTAAACATCGGCGGTCCTTACCAAGCTACTGGTGGCATGGGTGATACTTTAGCTGGTTTGATCAGTGGTTTTATGGGCCAATTCCACGATAACAATTTATTGACGATCCAAGCAGCAGTCTATCTACACAGTTATATTGCTAATTTACTCAGTCAAAACAATTACGTCACACTACCTACAAAAATAGCGGATCAAATTCCGCTAATAATGAAAACATTCATTCAAAATGAGTTTGATTAA
- the atpB gene encoding F0F1 ATP synthase subunit A: MPSGTLKTFQFLGLTFDWTTIISTTTAFVIVLALGIFLSRKLSVRPNKRQNLLEWVVDFTNGIVKDQMPAQSGSTYRLYIFTLFLFIFVSNEMGLFLQFGSDAAQVKSPTSIPLITLTMAFMSLLVAHFAGVSKFGLTGYLKNTFLKPAPVLLPVTLIDQVTNLLTLGLRIYGNIFAGEILLNLIAGFALPNNTLSSPIDFILSIPLEMVWQGFSLLIGAIQAFVFATLTSVYISQMVTKE; this comes from the coding sequence ATGCCCAGTGGTACACTGAAGACCTTCCAATTCTTGGGATTGACCTTTGATTGGACAACAATTATTTCGACTACGACGGCTTTTGTAATCGTTTTAGCATTAGGAATATTTCTTTCTAGAAAATTAAGTGTTCGTCCGAATAAACGGCAAAATTTACTTGAATGGGTTGTGGATTTTACGAATGGTATCGTAAAGGACCAAATGCCGGCTCAAAGCGGGTCAACATATAGGTTGTACATTTTTACGCTATTTCTCTTCATTTTCGTGTCCAACGAAATGGGATTGTTTCTGCAATTTGGTAGTGATGCTGCGCAGGTCAAGAGTCCAACGTCAATTCCGCTGATTACGTTAACAATGGCTTTCATGAGCTTACTGGTAGCGCATTTTGCTGGTGTTTCAAAATTTGGTTTGACAGGATATTTGAAAAACACTTTTTTGAAACCAGCTCCGGTGTTGCTTCCGGTGACGCTTATTGATCAGGTCACAAATTTGTTAACGCTCGGTCTCCGAATTTATGGCAATATTTTTGCTGGTGAAATTCTGCTTAATTTAATTGCGGGATTCGCTTTGCCAAATAATACACTAAGTTCGCCGATCGATTTTATTTTGTCCATTCCACTAGAAATGGTCTGGCAAGGATTTAGTCTTTTGATTGGTGCGATTCAAGCGTTTGTTTTTGCAACATTAACGAGTGTTTATATTTCACAAATGGTTACGAAAGAATAA
- the atpE gene encoding F0F1 ATP synthase subunit C — protein MNLIAAGIALFGSAVGAGIGNGMLMAKLIESIARQPELEGTLRTNMFISMALVEAMPIIVVAMSFLLMNK, from the coding sequence ATGAATTTAATTGCTGCAGGTATTGCATTATTTGGATCAGCGGTTGGTGCTGGTATTGGAAACGGTATGTTAATGGCTAAACTGATTGAATCTATCGCACGCCAGCCTGAACTGGAAGGAACTTTGCGGACTAACATGTTTATTTCAATGGCCTTAGTTGAGGCTATGCCGATTATCGTTGTCGCAATGTCATTCTTATTGATGAACAAATAA
- the atpF gene encoding F0F1 ATP synthase subunit B, with the protein MLTTIAIEIPGGSAIYVLLTFIALLYCLKKFAWGPVTKMMDTRANQINNDLDAAAKSKADAQKLQTVADHNLKESQAQATDLMENARKSSDDQGKKIVDLAQAHADSISRQAQKDARQIKSDALDSAKDEIADLSVSIASRIIGEEITANKHKELIDDFISELEVQQQHSSIEEKS; encoded by the coding sequence ATGCTGACAACAATTGCAATTGAAATACCAGGTGGTTCAGCAATTTATGTGTTGCTCACTTTCATCGCGCTCCTATACTGCTTGAAAAAGTTTGCTTGGGGTCCGGTCACTAAGATGATGGACACACGTGCAAACCAAATTAACAACGATTTGGATGCTGCTGCAAAATCTAAAGCTGATGCTCAAAAACTTCAGACGGTTGCTGACCATAATTTAAAAGAGAGCCAAGCTCAAGCGACTGACTTGATGGAAAATGCTCGTAAATCCTCAGATGATCAAGGCAAGAAAATTGTCGACCTTGCTCAAGCTCATGCCGATTCTATTAGCCGTCAAGCCCAAAAGGATGCTCGACAAATTAAAAGCGACGCACTTGATTCGGCTAAAGATGAAATTGCAGATTTATCTGTTTCGATCGCTTCACGTATCATCGGTGAAGAAATTACAGCTAATAAGCATAAAGAATTGATTGATGATTTTATTTCCGAACTTGAAGTTCAGCAACAACACAGTTCGATTGAGGAGAAATCCTGA
- the atpH gene encoding ATP synthase F1 subunit delta, protein MSFNENRIINNYAQALMAVSGKQAAKVLSELQTIEIVFESNKVLTETLDDVSVSSDQQESFIRTLDKGTSEVTQNLLETLADNRHFSLLERIVERLEKLVNVSINHSLVTAKTAVAITNEQSDRLSKIAQKQFGYDHVEIKNVIDPDVIGGVILTAGSKTIDGSVRNKLLQLNKHIKHAVGKES, encoded by the coding sequence ATGTCTTTTAACGAAAATAGAATTATTAATAATTATGCTCAGGCTTTGATGGCGGTTTCAGGCAAACAAGCAGCAAAGGTTTTATCCGAGTTGCAAACGATTGAAATTGTTTTTGAGAGCAACAAAGTGTTGACTGAGACTCTAGATGATGTTTCCGTTTCAAGCGATCAACAAGAGTCTTTTATTCGTACCCTTGATAAGGGTACTTCTGAAGTAACGCAAAATCTGTTGGAAACGTTGGCGGATAATCGTCATTTTAGTTTGTTGGAACGAATCGTTGAACGCCTTGAAAAACTGGTTAATGTTTCGATCAATCATTCCTTAGTGACTGCAAAAACTGCAGTAGCAATTACGAACGAACAAAGTGATCGTTTGAGTAAAATTGCGCAAAAACAATTTGGTTATGATCACGTCGAAATAAAAAACGTTATCGATCCTGATGTGATCGGCGGTGTTATTTTAACCGCTGGTTCTAAAACAATTGATGGATCAGTTAGAAACAAGTTGCTGCAGCTTAATAAGCATATTAAACATGCAGTCGGAAAGGAGTCATAA